In Neorhizobium galegae, the following proteins share a genomic window:
- a CDS encoding helix-turn-helix transcriptional regulator produces MEEIAALLGATRQLVRIDPRAAEACLDKMVALLSGRESLPKPEENDGAGLGPWQQQAIEAHIQVHIGGPIKVGALAKSAHVSISRLNRVFKTSFGKSPSSYIMEKRIKRAQYLMAMTDEPLSQIALSCGFSHQAHLTSAFRKWVGISPSALRRSLREREVNPADLAL; encoded by the coding sequence GTGGAAGAAATTGCCGCCTTGCTGGGTGCAACCCGCCAACTGGTCCGAATTGATCCGCGGGCAGCGGAGGCGTGCCTCGACAAGATGGTTGCCTTGTTGAGCGGTCGAGAGTCTCTTCCCAAGCCCGAGGAAAACGACGGCGCAGGGCTCGGACCCTGGCAGCAGCAGGCTATCGAAGCTCATATCCAGGTGCATATCGGCGGCCCGATCAAGGTCGGAGCGCTCGCCAAAAGCGCCCACGTCAGCATCAGCCGGCTTAACCGGGTGTTCAAGACGAGTTTCGGCAAATCTCCGTCATCCTACATCATGGAAAAGCGCATCAAACGGGCGCAGTATCTCATGGCTATGACCGACGAACCTCTCAGCCAGATCGCCCTGTCATGCGGCTTCTCCCATCAGGCCCATCTGACCAGTGCCTTCCGGAAATGGGTCGGAATATCGCCGAGCGCGCTCCGCCGCTCCCTTCGCGAACGGGAGGTCAATCCTGCCGACTTGGCTCTATAG
- a CDS encoding alpha/beta fold hydrolase, whose translation MPFIKTSDGTEIFYKDWGPHDAQAIVFHHGWPLSADDWDTQMMFFLEKGYRVIAHDRRGHGRSTQTWTGNEMDTYAADVAALTDVLDLKGAVHVGHSTGGGEVAHYVARAKPGRVSKAVLIGAVPPIMVKSDKNPSGLPIEVFDGFRAALVANRAQFFIDVPAGPFYGFNRSGAKVSQGIIDNWWRQGMMGGAKAHYDCIKAFSETDFTEDLKAITVPTYVMHGDDDQIVPYADSAPLSAKLLKNGTLKTYPGLPHGMCTTHPEIINADLLAFIRGQA comes from the coding sequence ATGCCTTTCATCAAGACCAGCGACGGCACAGAGATCTTCTACAAGGATTGGGGTCCGCACGACGCTCAGGCCATCGTCTTCCATCACGGCTGGCCACTCAGCGCCGACGATTGGGACACCCAGATGATGTTCTTTCTCGAAAAGGGCTACCGTGTCATCGCCCATGACCGCCGCGGCCACGGCCGCTCCACCCAGACGTGGACGGGCAATGAAATGGATACCTATGCCGCCGACGTCGCGGCCTTGACCGATGTGCTCGATCTCAAGGGTGCAGTCCATGTCGGCCACTCGACGGGCGGCGGGGAAGTCGCACATTACGTGGCGCGAGCCAAGCCCGGACGTGTGTCGAAGGCCGTATTGATCGGCGCCGTGCCGCCGATTATGGTGAAGTCGGACAAGAACCCCAGCGGCCTGCCCATCGAAGTGTTCGACGGTTTCCGTGCGGCGCTGGTCGCCAACCGGGCTCAGTTCTTCATCGATGTTCCGGCCGGTCCGTTCTACGGCTTCAACCGGTCGGGAGCCAAGGTCAGCCAGGGGATCATCGACAATTGGTGGCGCCAGGGCATGATGGGGGGCGCCAAGGCTCACTACGACTGCATCAAGGCCTTCTCCGAAACGGATTTCACCGAGGACCTGAAGGCGATCACCGTTCCGACCTACGTGATGCATGGGGACGACGACCAGATCGTCCCCTATGCCGACTCCGCGCCGCTGTCGGCCAAACTACTGAAGAACGGCACGCTCAAGACCTATCCGGGCCTGCCGCACGGGATGTGCACCACCCATCCCGAAATCATCAACGCCGATCTCCTGGCCTTCATCCGCGGCCAGGCTTAA